One window from the genome of Jiangella alba encodes:
- the def gene encoding peptide deformylase has translation MAVRPIRLFGDPVLRTQAEPVVDFDREIQQLVTDLVDTMQAAPGAGLAAPQIGVSLRVFTYDVDDVVGHLINPTLELSEEEQFGPEGCLSLPGLEYDCRRALRVVAHGFNMYGDPLAIEGSERLARAIQHETDHLDGILFIDKLDREARKAAMKVIREADWAGEQAPVIRDSPHATFGRAI, from the coding sequence ATGGCCGTCCGCCCGATCCGCCTGTTCGGCGACCCGGTCCTGCGCACCCAGGCCGAGCCGGTGGTCGACTTCGACCGCGAGATCCAGCAGCTGGTCACCGACCTCGTCGACACCATGCAGGCCGCGCCCGGTGCCGGCCTCGCCGCCCCGCAGATCGGCGTCTCCCTGCGTGTCTTCACCTACGACGTCGACGACGTCGTCGGCCACCTGATCAACCCGACGCTGGAGCTGTCCGAGGAAGAGCAGTTCGGCCCCGAGGGCTGCCTCTCCCTGCCCGGCCTCGAGTACGACTGCCGCCGCGCCCTCCGCGTCGTCGCGCACGGCTTCAACATGTACGGCGACCCGCTCGCCATCGAGGGCTCGGAGCGGCTGGCGCGCGCCATCCAGCACGAGACCGACCACCTCGACGGCATCCTCTTCATCGACAAGCTCGACCGCGAGGCCCGCAAGGCCGCGATGAAGGTCATCCGTGAGGCCGACTGGGCCGGCGAGCAGGCCCCGGTCATCCGCGACTCGCCGCACGCCACCTTCGGCCGCGCCATCTGA
- a CDS encoding SRPBCC family protein, translated as MIPLTLQLKRHVPAEPARVWRAWTDPGELARWYWPASFAPSCSVDLRVGGRFRIASAAAGMAVSGEFAAVEPPARLVHTWKWDGEDAETLVTVEFLAGADGGTDVVVTHERFADPGDSANHAQGWNDCLARLVAYDFAAGD; from the coding sequence GTGATTCCACTGACGCTGCAGCTCAAGCGGCACGTCCCGGCCGAGCCCGCGCGGGTGTGGCGGGCGTGGACCGACCCCGGCGAGCTGGCCCGCTGGTACTGGCCCGCCTCGTTCGCCCCGTCCTGCAGTGTCGACCTGCGCGTCGGCGGCCGCTTCCGCATCGCGTCGGCCGCCGCCGGCATGGCCGTCAGCGGCGAGTTCGCGGCCGTCGAGCCGCCGGCCCGGCTCGTGCACACCTGGAAGTGGGACGGCGAGGACGCGGAGACGCTGGTGACGGTCGAGTTCCTGGCCGGCGCCGACGGCGGCACCGACGTCGTCGTCACGCACGAGCGGTTCGCCGACCCCGGCGACAGCGCCAACCACGCCCAGGGCTGGAACGACTGCCTCGCCCGGCTGGTCGCGTACGACTTCGCCGCCGGCGACTGA
- a CDS encoding ArsR/SmtB family transcription factor → MSASRLDVVFAALSDPTRRAVVERLRLGPATMTELATPLAASLPALTKHLAVLQRAGLVTTAKQGRRRYCTLTAQPLRDAAAWLAEYGAYWDERLDALTGYLKENPS, encoded by the coding sequence ATGTCCGCGTCCCGCCTCGACGTCGTCTTCGCCGCGCTGTCCGACCCGACGCGGCGCGCCGTCGTCGAACGGCTGCGCCTCGGGCCTGCGACGATGACGGAGCTGGCCACTCCCCTGGCGGCCAGCCTGCCCGCGCTGACGAAGCACCTCGCGGTCCTCCAGCGGGCCGGCCTGGTGACGACGGCGAAGCAGGGCCGGCGGCGGTACTGCACGCTGACGGCGCAGCCGCTGCGCGACGCCGCCGCCTGGCTGGCCGAGTACGGCGCCTACTGGGACGAGCGGCTGGACGCGCTCACCGGCTACCTGAAGGAGAACCCGTCGTGA